Genomic window (Spirochaetota bacterium):
CTATTGATCACTCTTTTGACATATCCTAATTTTTCCAGCCTGTCAATGCTTCTGGTTATTGCTGAATTATCCAGTTCTAGTTCATTACTTATATAGCTCATTGATGAATTATTTTTTTCTTTTAATAAAAATAGAATTCCTAACTGCGCTACAGATGCTTGTATCCCTTTATCATTTAATACTTTTTTAACGTATTGTTTTAAACTGTTTTGTGTTTTTGCTAGGCTATAATATAACCGTTGTTCCATGATTTCTTATCTTAATTGACTGTTTTTACAATATTGAGAGATGACCATTCACCCCCTGAGACAAAAGTCCATAAATTCTTTTTTGGGAAAAGTTTTCG
Coding sequences:
- a CDS encoding MarR family transcriptional regulator, with amino-acid sequence MEQRLYYSLAKTQNSLKQYVKKVLNDKGIQASVAQLGILFLLKEKNNSSMSYISNELELDNSAITRSIDRLEKLGYVKRVINSNDRREYTIEITESGLMEIQKAQKVIKQINEFIESKISTKRIELFKEILDELHYLLRKEI